The window GTTCGCTCGGCATCGCTAACGCAACGCGCAACCCGATTGCTAACGTGGCCTTTCATGGCGGGTGACGAGTGGATTGAGCATCGCCGAGGTGACGGTGAGCTGGTGGGCTGGATGATTCCGCGCGGCGATGGGTTCGTCGTCGTCGATCTGCTCGGACGAGAGCGCACGGCCCCCGTTGAATGGCTCGTCGCTGAAGAGACGCTCGACGAGCTCGGCATCGGTTATCTCGCCGACCTCTACGTGCTCGCCCTCGACGACGGCAGCGACCTGAGAGTGCGCATCGCCGAGGTCACGCCGACGAGCATCACCGTTAAGAAGGACGATTTCGGCGCCGTCGGGGCTCCTCAGGTGTTCTATTCCCTCGGTTTTCCTGCCCCGGATTCGCTGACTCGGCTCGAGCCCGGAGACGACAGGCTGTTCACTCTCGACTGATTGCGGGTATACATCAGAGTGTTGATCGGCCCGGCCCGAGGCGAGCAACGTGGAAGACCAGGAGAATCATGTCCAAGACGACACGGTCGCGCGAGCACGAGCGCGGCCCTGCGAGGCACCGGGCCGTGCAGCGGGCGTCTGAAGGCAGGGGATCAGGATGCCGCGGCTGAGAACCACAAACCCGTCGCACCCGGGGTGGACCCGCCGTCGGCGCGGCACAGGATATTCATTGCTCAACGAGAGCGGCGGGGCCGTGACGAGCCCCTATGAGCGGGAGCGCGTCGATGCTCTCGCTATCCCACCAGCCTGGACCGATGTGTGGATTTCGCCCCATCGCAACGGCCACATCCAAGCGTGCGGAACAGACGCCAGTGGGCGCCGACAGTACATCTATCACGAGCAGTGGCAGCGATCGCGTGCGCGCGCGAAATACGACAGAGCGCTTGAGTTGGCAGAGAGATTGCCCCGCGCTCGCGCCCAGGTGACCCGCGATCTCCGTGGCGAGCCAGGCACGCGCGACCGCGCTCTGGCGGTGGCGTTTCGTCTCTTGGATAGTGCTTATCTGCGAGTGGGCAGCGAACGTTACGCACAGCTCCATGGCAGCAAGGGCCTCACCACCCTCGAGGGCTCAGACGCCCATGTGTCGGCAGACACCGTGGTGCTGGAGTTTGTGGGCAAGTCGGCGATGGACTGGTCGTCGCGCACGGAGGACCCAGATCTGGCCGCCGCAATCCGCTCGCTCAAAACTCGAGGCCCTCATTCCAGGCTGCTCGCGTGGAAGGACGGCAACAGATGGCGGGCGCTTCGGCCAGAGGAGGTTAACGACTATGTGCGGGCGCGCACGGGCGGTGACTTCACGGCTAAGGACTTCCGCACGCTTCACGGCACGATCATTGCGGCGAGGGAGCTTGCCGCGTTGGGCACGCAACCGAAGGCGGCAGCCACAAAGCGGGCGATCAACGAGGCGGTTCGGGCAACTGCGCACCTGCTGGGCAACACCCCGGCCGTTGCTCGGTCCACCTATATCGACCCTCGCGTGATCGACCGATTTCGCAGCGGAGCCCTGCTGCGCACTGGCTCGGTTTCTCCCGAGCGCGCCATTCGCGAGCTCCTGCTGGGCACCCCTTGATAAACGCACTCCGTTCGCTTGTCAACCCGTAGAACGGTCAGGCAGCTGGGCCACTATCAGCGGTTGCCGCGGGCATTCGTGCCCGGGCCTCAGTTAGCGAAAGGAACACTGTGAAGGCATCAGCAACTCTCACCCGCAATCTTCAGGCGGTGCTCGTTGATCTCATCGAGCTCCATGTGCAGGGTAAGCAGGCTCACTGGAACATCGTGGGCACCAACTTTCGAGACCTGCACCGGCAGCTCGACGACGTAGTGCTGAGTGCCCGCGAGTTCTCCGACGAGGTTGCCGAGCGTATGCGTGCCCTCAACGCCGAACCGGACGGAAACTCCCGCACCGTCGCCTCAACAACGTCGCTTGAGCCATTCCCCGCCGGCGAGGTGTCGACGCACGACGCGATCAACCTCATCACCGAGCGCCTGATGGGCACCTCGGAGACGATGCGCAACGTGCACGACCAGATCGATGAAGAAGACCCCACAACGGCGGATATTTTGCACGCGATCATCGAGAAGCTCGAGCAGTACGCGTGGATGATCAGCGCCGAGAACCGCACGCCGGGCTCCGTCAAGCAGACGAGCCCCGCGGCGGCCAAGTCCTCGGCATCAAGCAAGTCAAAGAAGAAGTAACCCGCGCGGTGCTTAACGGGCCCGCGACCGACGACCTACTCGATCTGATCGAGATCGTCGGTCGCGGGCCCTTCTAGTAAGCGGCCGTCCGCATCGAAGCGCGAGCCGTGCAGGGGGCAATCCCATGAGCGTTCGGCGGAGTTCCAGGTGACGATGCCGCCCATATGCGTGCATATGGCAGAGACCGCGCAGGTCACACCGTCTACCGTTGAGACCGCCGTGGGCTTGAGTCCTTGCTGGCCCACGACACCCGTCCCCTCCTCTGGGGCGGTATCGGGCAGCTTGGTGAGCTCTGCCTGTGTCCACCCCGAGGTGAACGCCCCTCCCACCTCCGCGCCCGCAGCGATTCCAGAGGCCATCGATCGCGGTCTGGTGACACGGTGGTGCAAAGTTTCCGCCCACGGCAGGCTGTCGCTCAGAATTTCGGCGGTGAGACTCAGCGCCGCTGCGACCGAGTTGGTCATGCCCCACTTGTTGTATCCGGTGGCGATGAAGACCCTGTGATGCGACCGGGGCATCCAGCCCACGAAGGGGATGCGGTTGGCTGAGCGGTAATCCTGTGCAGACCAGGAGTGGGTGCGGATGGCGCCGGGAAAGTGCTCAGCCGTCCACCGCTCGATGTCCCGCACGTTGTCCATGGTGTTCGAGTCTCGCCCCACGACGTGGCCGTTTCCCCCGACTAGCAGGCGGTTTTCGCCTGCCACCGGTGCGCTCCTCACCGAGCGACTCGGTGTGTCGATCGACAGATACATGCCCTGGGGGATCGCGGGCGCTGTTCCGGTTTCGGTGGGCACGCGAAAAGCGAGGGCATAGGAGCGCATCGCGGTGAGCTTGGCAAAATACAAACCCCTGTCGAGCATGGGAATGCCGGTCGCCAGGATCACCCGTGTGGCATAGACCGTGCCGCGACGGGTCACAACTGAGACGGGTTCACCAGCATCCACGCTCTGCACCCGTGCCTGCTCGATGATGACGCCCCCCAGGGACCGCACGTCCTTAGCCAACGCTGCCACGACGTCGAGGGGGTTGAACTGAGCTTGATCGGCAAGCTTGATTGCCCCGTAGATCTCGAACGGCAGCTCGGTCTCCATGACCCGCGTCACGTCGAGACCGGCGTCGGTGCAGGCCTCGAACTCCGTGTCGAGCGAGGAGACGCCGTCGGGGGTTGCCGCATAGGTGAAAGCATCCCTGCGCTGGACTGCGACACCTCGTTCGCTCAGGTAATCGAGCAGCCAGGCCTGTCCCTGCCGGTTGCCCTCCATGTATGCCTGGGCGACCGAGACTGAGGTGTGGGCCCGAATTTCGGAGAGTGCGCTGCTGTGCAGCAGGCTCAGTTTTGCCGTGGTGTTGCCTGTGGCCACCGCCCCGGCAAACCGCGCCTCAAGCACAGCGACAGAAAGCCCAGCACGCGCGAGCATGAGTGCCGTGGTGAGCCCGGTGAGCCCCGCTCCGACGATAACCGCGTCGTATGCCGATCCGGGTATGAACTCGTCCGCTTCGCTGTCGATCGGCTGTCGGTCTTCGAACCACAGCGCTTTTCTCTCAGTCGTCGTCATCGTTGTTCCCGTTCCTTTCCTATTGACTCCCGCACCGCGGGAGCCACTTCTGCAGCAAAACGTTCGACCTGGTGCACGGCATCCGCAGCGGGGCCGAACACGAAAGTATCCATGCCGCCCTCGATAACCAGCCCGGTGAGCTCGTCGATCCAGCCCGCGTCGATGCGCGCATGCATATCGGGCAACGACGAGGGGGGAATGAACGAGGCCGACGGCACCAACGATGCGGCAGCCTCGGCAGGGGAGCGGCGGGGAGTGCCAAGCCCCTCGATCGCAGGCCAGAATGCGCCTGCGCCGAGTCCCAGCTCGAAACGCCCGCCCGAGAGCAGGTCGAGGCTTGCCGCTGTTTTAGCGATCATCGCCGGTGGTCTCAGTGGCACATTGGCAACACCCGGAAACACGCGCAGATGCTGGGTGCGTTCGAGGATGGCTCCCATCAGCACAAACGAATCGACGAAACGTCGTACGGGGCGGCCGTAGTCGCTCACAGCGTCGTTCTCCTGCCGATGAGGCGCAGGATGAACTTTCGCACCTCGTCAAACCACAGCACCACTGAGGCGAGGGCGAAACAGAGGAGCCAGTGATCGAGATCGAGGGAGGCCGTACCAAAGGCCACCTGCAGGAACGGCACCTCGACAACTGCGATTTGGAGCAGTACGCCGAGGGCAATGGCACCCCAGAGCCAGGGGTTGGCGAACAGTTTGCGGAACGCGCTGCTGGTTTCGGAACGAGAGTTGAGCGCGTTGAAGAGCTGCGCGAACACGAGGGTGGTGAATCCCGCCGTCCTGGCAACGTCGAGGTTTTCGCTGCCGTCGACAAGGCCGCCCGGCAAAAGGAGGTCGATCGAGAAAAGGGTCACGAGCGCCATTACCAGGCCGATCGAAAGAACCCCGCCCCACATCCTGGCGTCGATCGCACGGTCGGTCAGTTTGCGGGGCCGCCGGGCCATAACATCGTCGACCTCGGGGTCGACCCCCATCGCGAGCGCAGGCGCGGAGTCGGTGATGAGGTTAATCCACAGAATCTGCGTGGCCAGCAGAGGCAGCACGAGCGAATCTTCGCTGGCCTCCGTCAGACCGATCACCCCGGCGAACAGCACGCCGAGAAAGACGGTGAGCACCTCGCCCACATTGGACGACAAGAGATAGCGCAAGAACTTCTTGATGTTGTCGAAAATGACGCGGCCCTGGCGAACTGCCGCCACAATGGTGGCGAAGTTGTCGTCGGCGAGAATCATGCGCGCGGCCTCTTTGGTTACCTCCGTTCCTGTAATGCCCATGGCAATGCCGATGTCGGCGGCTTTGAGAGCGGGGGCGTCATTAACCCCGTCCCCGGTCATCGCCACAATATGGCCGTCGTCCTGCAGCGCATCCACCAGCCGCAGTTTGTGTTCCGGTGAGACTCGGGCATAGACGGAGACCTCCCGCGTCAGGGTGCGGAGTTGCTCGTCGTCGAGCAGGCTGAGTTCCATGCCCGTTGCGGTGCGCGCGGGAGCCTCGACTATTCCCAGATCAGAGGCGATGCGGGCAGCGGTTGACGGGTGATCTCCTGTGATCATGATCACCCGGATGCTCGCGCGGTGCGCCTCGTCGATGGCACCCGCAACCTCCTGCCGCGGCGGGTCGATGATGCCGACCACTCCGGCGTAGATCAGGTCGCGTTCGCGGGATTCGTCGAACCCCGATACGTCGTCATCGGTTGCGTCGGTGTCGAGGCGGTAAGCGACACCCAGGGTGCGAAACGCTTGCCGAGATAGCGCTTCGACCTCGTCCAGAGCGGTGCGGCGCAAATCGTCGGTGAGCGGCACAGTATGGTCGCCAACCTGGAGTCGTGTGCAATGGGCCAGCAGGATGTCGGGGGCGCCCTTGCTGAAGAGAAGGAGGGTGCCGTCGTCCTTTTCTCGGTGGAGGGTTGACATCATCTTGCGATCGGAGGTGAACGGAATCTCAGCCTGTCGCTCGAAGCGAGCGAGCCCGCTCTGCATGCCGGCGAGCTTGCGGGCGGCCACCAGGAACGCGGCTTCCGTCGGGTCGCCCTGAATTCTCCAGTCCCCGTTGTGCTCGGTGAGCTGTGCATCGTTCGCCAGTGAGCCAGCGCCCAGCACCAACTGCACCTCTCGCAGCTGGTCGGACGAGAGCTCTGCGCCATCGCGGGTTACCGCTCCTTCTGGTCGGTATCCGACCCCGCCCACCGTTGCCTGGCCCGAGGCAGTGACCACTCGCTCAATCGTCATTTCGTTGCGGGTGAGGGTGCCGGTCTTGTCGGTGCAGATTACGGATGCTGAACCGAGGGACTCCACAGAGCTGAGCTTCGTGACGACTGCGTTTCGTTTGGCCATGCGCTGAACGCCGATAGCCAAAACCACCGTGAGGATGGTGGGCAGGCCCTCCGGCACTGCGGCCACCGCGAGAGAAACGCCCAGCAGGAGCACGACCACGAGGTCGCTCGGAGCGCTGATGCCTCCCACGACGATGATCGTGATCATCACGATGAGGGCGACGACCACCACCAGGACCCCGAGCATCTTGCTAATGCGGGTGATCTCCACCTGTAGGGGAGTCGGCGCCTCGACCGTGGAGTCGAGCATGTCGGCTATCGATCCCACCTCGGTTGACATCCCCGTTGCCGTCACGACGCCGCGGCCTACGCCCTGCGCTACCGCGGTGCCTTTGTAGACCATATTGAGGCGGTCACCCAGCGCGACGTTGCCGTGCAGCGGCGCTGGATCCTTGACGACTGCGGCACTTTCGCCCGTGAGTGAGGCCTCCTGCACGCGAAGTGCGCTGGCAAAAATCAGCCGAGCATCGGCACCGACCGCATCACCTTCGCCGAGCACGAGCACGTCGCCGCGCACCAGATCTGCGGAGGGTATTGTCGCCAGGGCTCCGTTGCGGAGCACCGTGGAGTGGGCTGCGGTCATCGTGCTCAGCGCTGCCACCGCGTCGGCCGCTTTGCTCTCTTGGGTGTAGCCCAGGATGGCATTCAGCACGATGATGGCGCCGATCACGATGGCGTCGACGGGAGGGCCGTCTGCTCCCTCGAGAAACCAGGCAACAAGCGAGATGGCGACGGCGGCGAGCAAGAGGTAGATGAGAGGGTCCTGCAACTGCGCGAGCAGGCGGCGCCAGCCCGGAACGGGAGGTGTTCCCCTTAGTTCGTTGGGGCCCTCTGTGGCGAGCCGGTGCGCGGCCTCTTCTGCGGAGAGGCCCGTCGAGGGGGTGACTCGGAGCTCGTGCGCCACAGCAAGGCCATCGGCAAGATACGGCTCGGCGAGCACTGATGACGCCTTCGTTGCGTCTGACATGCGCCACCGCCCTTCGCCAGAAAGTTAGGTGCAGGGTTGCACGATTCGGTGCGCCGGAACAGTGCTCCCGGGTGTCGATTGTGAACTCCGCCGATGGGCCGGGGGGTCAAGTGATAGCGCGCAGAATGGTTACCGCGACCGCCAGAGCGCATGTTCAGCGAGTTTCCTGAGTATTCCATGATGATTCTGGCCCGTTGCGGAGCGGTGCGTTCCGCATGCTGGGGCCCTCCAGTGTGGGCGGCCGGTGCGCTTTGCCCCGAGTTTGCGGGGCGACGGGCACGGAAGGCGAGTTCCTGGTCCCTCCCAACTCGAATTTCGAGCTTTGAGCATATTCGGAGCGTTGCGCTCCGATTAGTACGTGGCCCTCAGTTTCGGAGCGGAGGCTGGAACATCCCTAGTCGCCGAAATTGGCGCACCACCCCGTCACCGCGAACGACGCCGCAGCGCGAGGGTTCGCCTCCCGAGAAAGCTATGCCCGCGAAAACATCACTAAGTTCCCCTATCCGTGCGCTTAAGAACCTCTTTGGGCGCATGTCCAAGAAACGGCGCAGTGCCATCCTCGCTACTGTTGCGGTTCTCGCCGTCGGAGGCATCATTGCTGGCGGCTTGACGGTGCAAAGCGCCGCGGTTGCAGCAGAAGCGGCAGAGGTTGCCGCAGCCCAAGAAGCGCGAGCTGAAGCGGCGGCCAGGCAGGCCGCCTACGAGCAGCGCGTCGAGGCCGAAGCTCTCAGCGTGATCGAAGCGGCGACCCCCGTGATCGCCGCAGCCCAGGGCAAGGTTGACGCCGCCGCCCTTGCTACTCCCGTCGCTTCGCTCACGGAGCGCGCCACTCTTGAGGTCGAGGTAGTTGAGGATCTCATCGAGCAGGCATCCACCGCGATCCCCGCGGTGGAAGCCGCGATAGTAGAGGCAGACCGCGTCGCGGCGGAGGCCGCAGCGGCTGCCGCTGCGGCAGAGGCCGAGCGAGTTGCCGCAGAGGCCGCACAGGCCGCACAGGCCGCGGCGGCCGCAGAAGCCGCCAGGGCGGCATCCGCCACCCCTGCCGGCGCTCAGGCGATCGCCCGAGACATGATGGCCAGCAAGTACGGCTGGGGATCAGACCAGGCTTCGTGCCTCGTGAACCTCTGGCAGAAGGAATCTGGCTGGCGAGTCGATGCCTACAACGCCTCCAGTGGCGCCACCGGCATTCCTCAGTCGCTGCCCGGCAGCAAGATGGCAACGCACGGCGCTGACTGGAAGACCAACGCCTCGACGCAGATCAGCTGGGGCCTTGACTACATCAAGCGCGCCTATGGCACCCCGTGTGGGGCATGGGGTCACTCTCAGTCGGTGAACTGGTACTAAGCCGCGTTCACTCTCCAGCGGCACACTCAGCGAACGCCCAGCGGCTAGAACAGCTGTTGTTGGCGTTCGCTGAGTATTTCGTGGGTAGTCAGCGCTCCACTAGCGCGCTGCTGCCGCGGTCCCCGAAGGCCAGCGCGCCGCCGGAGCCTGAGATATGAGCGGAGTTGCGCAGCCTCTGATCCGGCGCATCCCCTGTGCGGGCCGATCGGGGATTGGGCATTCTCGGAGGAAAATCCTCCGATTGCCACCGGTCTCTCAGGCCCGCATTTTGAGACTTAATACGTCCGTATGCGCCTCCTACGTGGCGCAGTCAGCTGTCAACCGCGAGCCACGGCTCACTGCCGGACTCGCCGTGAGAGAAAGATTATGCCCACGAAGAAATCCTTACCTTCCCCTATTCGCGCACTCCGCGCCACGTTCAACGAGATGCCTAAGAAGCGCAGATTTGCCGTTCTCGGCCTTGTCGCCCTTTTGGCAATGGGCGGCGTCGTCGGAGGCGGCTTCACGGCGCAGAGCGCCTCTGCTGCCGCCGAGGCGCAAGAGGCGGCAGAGCAGGCAGCGTATGAAGAGCGAGTCGAGGAGGCGGCCGTCGCCGTGATCGAGGCGGCAACGCCCGTCTTGGCTGCGGCATCTGGCAAGGTCGACGCGACGGCATTGGCAACCCCGGTGACCGCTCTGGCCGACCGTTCCGCCCTCGAGGTCGAGACCGTCGAAGACCTCGTGGAAGA is drawn from Salinibacterium hongtaonis and contains these coding sequences:
- a CDS encoding Dps family protein; translation: MKASATLTRNLQAVLVDLIELHVQGKQAHWNIVGTNFRDLHRQLDDVVLSAREFSDEVAERMRALNAEPDGNSRTVASTTSLEPFPAGEVSTHDAINLITERLMGTSETMRNVHDQIDEEDPTTADILHAIIEKLEQYAWMISAENRTPGSVKQTSPAAAKSSASSKSKKK
- a CDS encoding cation-translocating P-type ATPase, with translation MSDATKASSVLAEPYLADGLAVAHELRVTPSTGLSAEEAAHRLATEGPNELRGTPPVPGWRRLLAQLQDPLIYLLLAAVAISLVAWFLEGADGPPVDAIVIGAIIVLNAILGYTQESKAADAVAALSTMTAAHSTVLRNGALATIPSADLVRGDVLVLGEGDAVGADARLIFASALRVQEASLTGESAAVVKDPAPLHGNVALGDRLNMVYKGTAVAQGVGRGVVTATGMSTEVGSIADMLDSTVEAPTPLQVEITRISKMLGVLVVVVALIVMITIIVVGGISAPSDLVVVLLLGVSLAVAAVPEGLPTILTVVLAIGVQRMAKRNAVVTKLSSVESLGSASVICTDKTGTLTRNEMTIERVVTASGQATVGGVGYRPEGAVTRDGAELSSDQLREVQLVLGAGSLANDAQLTEHNGDWRIQGDPTEAAFLVAARKLAGMQSGLARFERQAEIPFTSDRKMMSTLHREKDDGTLLLFSKGAPDILLAHCTRLQVGDHTVPLTDDLRRTALDEVEALSRQAFRTLGVAYRLDTDATDDDVSGFDESRERDLIYAGVVGIIDPPRQEVAGAIDEAHRASIRVIMITGDHPSTAARIASDLGIVEAPARTATGMELSLLDDEQLRTLTREVSVYARVSPEHKLRLVDALQDDGHIVAMTGDGVNDAPALKAADIGIAMGITGTEVTKEAARMILADDNFATIVAAVRQGRVIFDNIKKFLRYLLSSNVGEVLTVFLGVLFAGVIGLTEASEDSLVLPLLATQILWINLITDSAPALAMGVDPEVDDVMARRPRKLTDRAIDARMWGGVLSIGLVMALVTLFSIDLLLPGGLVDGSENLDVARTAGFTTLVFAQLFNALNSRSETSSAFRKLFANPWLWGAIALGVLLQIAVVEVPFLQVAFGTASLDLDHWLLCFALASVVLWFDEVRKFILRLIGRRTTL
- a CDS encoding LLM class flavin-dependent oxidoreductase gives rise to the protein MSDYGRPVRRFVDSFVLMGAILERTQHLRVFPGVANVPLRPPAMIAKTAASLDLLSGGRFELGLGAGAFWPAIEGLGTPRRSPAEAAASLVPSASFIPPSSLPDMHARIDAGWIDELTGLVIEGGMDTFVFGPAADAVHQVERFAAEVAPAVRESIGKEREQR
- a CDS encoding FAD-dependent oxidoreductase, producing the protein MTTTERKALWFEDRQPIDSEADEFIPGSAYDAVIVGAGLTGLTTALMLARAGLSVAVLEARFAGAVATGNTTAKLSLLHSSALSEIRAHTSVSVAQAYMEGNRQGQAWLLDYLSERGVAVQRRDAFTYAATPDGVSSLDTEFEACTDAGLDVTRVMETELPFEIYGAIKLADQAQFNPLDVVAALAKDVRSLGGVIIEQARVQSVDAGEPVSVVTRRGTVYATRVILATGIPMLDRGLYFAKLTAMRSYALAFRVPTETGTAPAIPQGMYLSIDTPSRSVRSAPVAGENRLLVGGNGHVVGRDSNTMDNVRDIERWTAEHFPGAIRTHSWSAQDYRSANRIPFVGWMPRSHHRVFIATGYNKWGMTNSVAAALSLTAEILSDSLPWAETLHHRVTRPRSMASGIAAGAEVGGAFTSGWTQAELTKLPDTAPEEGTGVVGQQGLKPTAVSTVDGVTCAVSAICTHMGGIVTWNSAERSWDCPLHGSRFDADGRLLEGPATDDLDQIE
- a CDS encoding DNA topoisomerase IB, whose amino-acid sequence is MLNESGGAVTSPYERERVDALAIPPAWTDVWISPHRNGHIQACGTDASGRRQYIYHEQWQRSRARAKYDRALELAERLPRARAQVTRDLRGEPGTRDRALAVAFRLLDSAYLRVGSERYAQLHGSKGLTTLEGSDAHVSADTVVLEFVGKSAMDWSSRTEDPDLAAAIRSLKTRGPHSRLLAWKDGNRWRALRPEEVNDYVRARTGGDFTAKDFRTLHGTIIAARELAALGTQPKAAATKRAINEAVRATAHLLGNTPAVARSTYIDPRVIDRFRSGALLRTGSVSPERAIRELLLGTP